Part of the Bacillus andreraoultii genome is shown below.
TTAAATCCAAACCATCCTACAAATAGAATAAAGACACCTAGCGCTGTATAAACTTGATTGTGACCACTTAAATTATTACTAGTACCATTGGCATTATATTTTCCAATTCTTGGTTTTAATAATATATTAGCTGCTAGGGCTGCCATTGCACCTGTTAAATGGACAACTGTAGATCCCGCAAAATCTTGTTTGCCATGCTCAGCTAACCAACCGTCTCCCCAAATCCAATGAGCAATTACTGGATATACAAATATAGAAAATAATACGGCAAATATTAAATAAACGGAAAGTTTTGCTCGTTCAGCAAATCCGCCAGAAGCAACGGCTAAAGAAATCCCTGCAAAGGCTAATTGAAATAAAAAGAATGCTGTAGATGAATAATCGCTGTTTTCTGCTTCCTCTCCTGAGAAGAAGAAATCTGATAATCCTACAAAGAAATTGCTATTTTCTCCGAAGATAAAACCATAACCAACAGCCCAAAATGTAAGTGCAACAATACCGAAAGAAAACACGGTTTTTCCAGCAATATGCCCTGCATTTTTCATCCTTGTCGAACCGGTTTCTAATAGAATGAAGCCTGCTTGCATGAAAATGACTAAAAATGCACCTAGAATAATCCAAATACTGTTTAAGTAAAATACTTCCTCCATCTTTTTCCTCCTCTTTCTATTTAATGTTTATTGTGACAGAGGATCATCCTCTGGTTCACACCTAGTGGTCTAAAATATTAATATTAAATTGTTCAAGCCATGTATTGATTTGGGAAATATGTGCCAAAAGTTGTGGGCCTGTCATCAACTGACCAAACCACGGTTTTTTAAAAGAAGCACCATTTGAATCGATCAGTTCTTGTATTTTTTGTTTTGATATTAGTTCTAAAATTGGTGAGGATTTTTTTTCGAGTATGTTTTTTAACTTTTTCTTCACAAGTTCTATATAAAGTGGATGATGGGTTTTTGGATAGGGGCTTTTTTTTCGATATAAAACATCATTCGGAAGGATTCCTTCTAATGACTTTCGTAATAAGCCTTTCTCGCGCCCATTCAGCATTTTCCAATTCCAAGGAATATTCCAAGCATATTCAACAATTCGATGATCGGCAAATGGAACACGAACTTCCAAGCTTGCTCCCATACTCATGCGATCCTTTCGTTCTAATAAGGTTGGCATAAACCAAATCATATTTAAATAAAACATTTCGCGACGACGTGACTCAGATACAGTTTCTCCTTCTAGTTTTGGAACTTCAGCAATTGTTTCGTTGTATCTTTCTAAGACATATTCGTTTAGTTTCAATTTCTCTTGCCAATGCGCTCGTAATAAATCCTGTCTGTTTTTAGCAGATGTCATCCAAGGAAAACCATTGGCATTCAATAGATCGTCGCGATAAAACCACGGATAGCCGCCAAAGATCTCATCTGCACATTCACCCGATAAGCTAACTGTAAAATTTTCTTTTATTTGCTCACAAAACCATAATAGTGAAGCATCGACATCTGCCATTCCAGGTAAATCTCTAACGAATACAGCCTTATCCAAGTAATCGACTAATATCTCATGATTAATCACAAGTGCATGATGATTCGTTTTCAAGTATTCCTCCATTTTGGAAATCCAAGGAGTATCTTCCTCAGGTTGAAATAAACTGGATTTAAAATACTGTTGATTTTGTTCATAATCAATTGAATACGTATGGAGTGGTCCTCTGCCCTCTTTTTTAAAATAAGCTGATGTAATCGCACTAATGGCACTGGAATCTACTCCTCCAGATAAAAAGGTACAAACAGGTACATCAGCAACCAATTGACGTTCGATGGCATCCTTTACAAGGTTCGAAACTTGTTTAATGGTATCGTTTAAGCTATGTTGATGTTGATGACTTTCCACTTGCCAATAACGCCATTTCTTAAAACCATTACGATTAAATATAGCTGCATATGCGGGTCGAATTTCATTTATTCCACGAAAAATACCGTGACCCGGCGTCCGAGAAGGACCTAAGCCGAATAGTTCCTGAAGTCCTTCCCTCTCTATTTCCGCCTTTCTTTGTGGATGTGCTAATATTGCCTTAATTTCTGAGGCAAAAATAAGTGATCCATTGTTTTCACTATAAAAAAGTGGCTTAACACCCAGGCGATCCCGTGCCATAAACAATTCTTCCTTCTCTTCATCCCAAATTGCAAAGGCAAAAATTCCATTTAAATACTTTACACATTCCTCTTTCCATTCCAGATATGTGGTTAATAACACTTCTGTATCTGAATAGGAATTAAAGGAATATCCTCTTTTTAATAGTTCTTTACGCAAGTCTTCCGTATTATAAAGTTCACCATTATATATAATGTGATATTTTTTTCCATTTTTTACTTTTACCATTGGCTGCAAACCGCCTTTAGGGTCAACTACGACAAGTCGGGCATGACCAAGGAGAATGTTATGTGAGCCCCAAACCTTTAATGCATCAGGACCTCGTTTAGACAAGCTTGCTGTCATTTTTTTCATTACAGGTACATATTGGGTTAAATCCATATTCCAATCTACCCATCCGGTAATTCCACACACAGAACAACACCTCTTTTTGTTATATTCTTAGTTTGCAATTCATACTAATACTGTGTTAAATATTGCTCTCGTTCCCATGGATGTACTTGAGTTCTGAACAAATCCCATTCGATTTCCTTCGCTTCGACAAACCGTTCAAACAAATGACGACCTAATGCTTTTGTCATAACTTCATCAGATTTAAGTAATTCTATAGCATCAGCAAGAGTAGCTGGTAAGTCGATAATTCCGAGTTCCTCGCGTTGTTTTTTAGACAAAGCATATATATTTTGGTCAACCGGTTGTGGAGCTGTTAGTTTATTTTTTATTCCATCTAATCCAGCAGCAAGTAAAACGGCCATTGCAAGATACGGATTAGCTGAAGGATCAACACTTCGAACCTCAATTCGTGTACTCATACCACGTGATGCAGGAATACGAATTAATGGGCTACGGTTTCTTGCTGACCAAGCTACATAACACGGTGCTTCATATCCAGGAACTAATCTTTTATATGAGTTTACCGTTGGGTTTGTAATGGCAGTGAAATTTGGTGCATGTTTTAATACTCCTGCCATGAAACTGAACGCTGTGTCACTTAATTCTAGTAGTCCATTTTTATCATAGAAGGCATTTTCATTATTTTTAAATAAGCTTAAGTTGCTATGCATACCTGAACCATTAATACCAAGTAATGGTTTCGGCATAAATGTTGCTAATAATCCGTGTTTTCTTGCAATTGTTTTCACAACTAATTTAAAAGTTTGAATGTCATCACAAGCTTTTAAGGCATTTTGATATTTAAAGTCAATCTCGTGTTGACCAGGGGCAACTTCATGGTGAGAAGCCTCGATTTCAAAGCCCATTGCTTCTAATTCAAGTACGATATCACGTCTGCAGTTTTCTCCTAAATCTGTAGGTGCTAAATCAAAATAGCCACCATTATCATTAAGT
Proteins encoded:
- the glnA gene encoding type I glutamate--ammonia ligase, with protein sequence MEKVKEENVRYIRLQFTDLFGTVKNVEIPVSQLPKALNNKMMFDGSSIEGFVRIEESDMYLYPDLNTFVIFPWDSERGKVARLICDIYNPDGKPFEGDPRNNLKRVLKEMEDLGFTSFNVGPEPEFFLFKLDEYGEPTLELNDNGGYFDLAPTDLGENCRRDIVLELEAMGFEIEASHHEVAPGQHEIDFKYQNALKACDDIQTFKLVVKTIARKHGLLATFMPKPLLGINGSGMHSNLSLFKNNENAFYDKNGLLELSDTAFSFMAGVLKHAPNFTAITNPTVNSYKRLVPGYEAPCYVAWSARNRSPLIRIPASRGMSTRIEVRSVDPSANPYLAMAVLLAAGLDGIKNKLTAPQPVDQNIYALSKKQREELGIIDLPATLADAIELLKSDEVMTKALGRHLFERFVEAKEIEWDLFRTQVHPWEREQYLTQY
- a CDS encoding ammonium transporter, which codes for MEEVFYLNSIWIILGAFLVIFMQAGFILLETGSTRMKNAGHIAGKTVFSFGIVALTFWAVGYGFIFGENSNFFVGLSDFFFSGEEAENSDYSSTAFFLFQLAFAGISLAVASGGFAERAKLSVYLIFAVLFSIFVYPVIAHWIWGDGWLAEHGKQDFAGSTVVHLTGAMAALAANILLKPRIGKYNANGTSNNLSGHNQVYTALGVFILFVGWFGFNAGSTLVVDDAFFAFVAINTTLAAASGSIGALLISWFVLGKSDVPTTLNGTLAGLVAITASCAFVETWAAVLIGFIAGITVFYSARFFDKYKIDDPIYALSVHGVAGVWGTLSTGFFATPKLATVGQAGLFYGGGFTQLGVQAMGVVVSAAYAFVVSYILLLIIKMVLKGLRVSEEEEVIGLDLTEHGSYGYPEALGEKNSKSAI
- the asnB gene encoding asparagine synthase (glutamine-hydrolyzing) produces the protein MCGITGWVDWNMDLTQYVPVMKKMTASLSKRGPDALKVWGSHNILLGHARLVVVDPKGGLQPMVKVKNGKKYHIIYNGELYNTEDLRKELLKRGYSFNSYSDTEVLLTTYLEWKEECVKYLNGIFAFAIWDEEKEELFMARDRLGVKPLFYSENNGSLIFASEIKAILAHPQRKAEIEREGLQELFGLGPSRTPGHGIFRGINEIRPAYAAIFNRNGFKKWRYWQVESHQHQHSLNDTIKQVSNLVKDAIERQLVADVPVCTFLSGGVDSSAISAITSAYFKKEGRGPLHTYSIDYEQNQQYFKSSLFQPEEDTPWISKMEEYLKTNHHALVINHEILVDYLDKAVFVRDLPGMADVDASLLWFCEQIKENFTVSLSGECADEIFGGYPWFYRDDLLNANGFPWMTSAKNRQDLLRAHWQEKLKLNEYVLERYNETIAEVPKLEGETVSESRRREMFYLNMIWFMPTLLERKDRMSMGASLEVRVPFADHRIVEYAWNIPWNWKMLNGREKGLLRKSLEGILPNDVLYRKKSPYPKTHHPLYIELVKKKLKNILEKKSSPILELISKQKIQELIDSNGASFKKPWFGQLMTGPQLLAHISQINTWLEQFNINILDH